From one Catellatospora sp. IY07-71 genomic stretch:
- a CDS encoding CATRA system-associated protein has product MTTVEFELAAADPSVVGTPVAVEAKCHPARRGAWFVVPVGGRQRWSAEGDHCVLTALLPCGATVTESIALTGPTVQTVLHLGEYGDRLSLFTTARQRVWGSFADPAYHSAWVRLWRQSPTKKWEVVPWPGPPVGRTDGAVAFQLSLPPMPHMVQTGGYGITPQLTVLPSSPQVRLTVLPAAGRTPWLATFVTTDDLPGEALRGYLACGALSAARMVADSAAGPEESLMGRLARDYLSLRAASPEKVKSLPAQLTSDDAVIQGWRLLTGGRQPDQDRARAAFLQAVDLGTPLFPEGLRLLADGLRRLGDRQTTTALMNLAPLMEAADLAGPTTAFAGTEPDRPAARATSAASDWLPHTQPLAATPSSGTVVVKPELLTSTPSAGVVIVPHAQDLWLRREGHVAQEAVEVLTDVSLWKLTADRWQRLSHVLDSVLSAIRSADVAALQDKIMEVELLGPTRASSVNKSAIAPPADVDRLVGTLIEVISVAVDEQGADRPDGRG; this is encoded by the coding sequence ATGACGACCGTGGAGTTCGAGCTGGCTGCGGCCGACCCGTCGGTTGTCGGGACACCCGTCGCTGTCGAGGCGAAGTGCCACCCGGCCAGGCGCGGCGCATGGTTCGTCGTCCCTGTCGGGGGCCGGCAGCGATGGTCCGCCGAGGGGGACCACTGCGTCCTCACCGCCCTGCTGCCGTGCGGGGCGACGGTGACCGAGAGCATCGCGCTGACGGGACCGACGGTGCAGACCGTCCTGCACCTCGGCGAATACGGTGACCGTCTTTCACTGTTCACGACTGCGCGCCAGCGGGTGTGGGGCAGCTTCGCCGACCCCGCCTACCACAGTGCCTGGGTCCGGCTCTGGCGCCAGAGCCCGACGAAGAAGTGGGAGGTCGTGCCGTGGCCAGGCCCGCCAGTCGGCCGAACTGATGGCGCGGTCGCCTTTCAGTTGTCGCTGCCGCCCATGCCGCACATGGTGCAGACGGGAGGCTACGGCATCACACCTCAACTGACCGTTCTGCCGTCTTCACCTCAGGTACGTCTGACGGTGCTTCCCGCGGCGGGGCGGACGCCATGGCTGGCCACCTTCGTCACGACAGACGATCTGCCCGGCGAGGCACTGCGCGGGTATCTGGCGTGCGGTGCCCTCTCCGCAGCGCGGATGGTCGCAGACTCGGCCGCAGGCCCCGAGGAAAGCCTGATGGGGCGTCTCGCCCGAGACTACCTGTCGCTGCGCGCCGCCTCACCGGAGAAGGTGAAGAGTCTTCCCGCGCAGCTGACCTCGGATGACGCCGTCATCCAAGGTTGGAGGCTGTTGACCGGCGGTCGTCAGCCAGACCAGGACCGTGCCCGAGCGGCTTTCCTGCAGGCGGTCGATCTCGGAACGCCGCTGTTTCCGGAAGGGCTGAGGCTGCTCGCCGACGGGCTTCGTCGCCTGGGTGACCGGCAGACGACGACCGCCCTGATGAACCTGGCGCCGCTGATGGAGGCCGCCGATCTTGCCGGGCCGACGACGGCCTTCGCCGGCACCGAACCCGACCGCCCCGCGGCCAGGGCCACAAGTGCGGCCAGCGACTGGTTGCCGCATACCCAACCGCTTGCAGCCACCCCCTCTTCTGGCACCGTGGTGGTCAAGCCGGAACTGCTTACGTCGACGCCTTCGGCAGGCGTAGTGATCGTCCCACACGCCCAGGATCTCTGGCTGCGCAGGGAAGGCCACGTCGCACAGGAAGCCGTCGAAGTGCTTACCGATGTCAGCCTCTGGAAACTGACCGCAGACCGCTGGCAGCGCCTGAGCCACGTCCTGGACAGCGTGCTGTCCGCGATCAGGAGCGCGGATGTAGCGGCCCTCCAGGACAAGATCATGGAGGTGGAGCTACTGGGCCCGACACGTGCATCTTCGGTGAACAAGTCTGCCATCGCCCCACCGGCTGACGTCGATAGACTGGTGGGCACGCTGATCGAGGTCATCTCGGTTGCGGTGGACGAACAAGGTGCTGACCGACCAGATGGCCGTGGCTGA